In Phyllopteryx taeniolatus isolate TA_2022b chromosome 1, UOR_Ptae_1.2, whole genome shotgun sequence, the following proteins share a genomic window:
- the LOC133482805 gene encoding sodium-driven chloride bicarbonate exchanger-like isoform X7 has product MDITDQGAQMEPLLPAEQCPQENKNVRTDEEAVVDRGGTRSMLNTNFEKEELEGHRTLYIGVHVPLGRRSHRRHRHHGHRHRKRSKERDSTADDGRESPSHTNTPAQRVQFLLGTEDGDEEHIPHALFTELDEICLREGEDAEWKETARWLKFEEDVEDGGERWSKPYVATLSLHSLFELRSCIMNGTVMLDMRANSLEEIADMVLDQHEVSGPLGQDARRRIREALLKQHHHQNHKKLANRIPIVRSFADIGKKQSEPHSMDKNGQTVSSQSQSASTEGKQDVSRENSAVDFSKIDLHFMKKIPPGAEASNVLVGELEFLDRPVVAFVRLAPAVLLSGLAEVPITTRFLFILLGPLGKGPQYHEIGRSIATLMTDEVFHDVAYKAKDRNDLVAGIDEFLDQVTVLPPGEWDPSIRIEPPKNVPSQEKRKIPPLPNGVTDLVESGEHGGHGGPELQRTGKLFGGFILDIKRKAHHYLSDYTDAVSLQCLASFLFLYCACMSPVITFGGLLGEATEGRVSAIESLFGASMTGIAYSLFAGQPLTILGSTGPVLVFEKILFKFCKDYGLSYLSLRACIGLWTSFFCLLLVATDASSLVCYITRFTEEAFASLICIIFIYEALEKLVHLGVHYPINKNNNLQKLTQYSCTCVEPRDPSNDTRLFWEERNITASQVNWTMLEVT; this is encoded by the exons atgGACATTACCGACCAGGGTGCTCAGATGGAGCCTCTGTTGCCAGCG GAACAATGCcctcaagaaaataaaaatgtg agGACTGATGAGGAAGCAGTGGTGGACCGCGGCGGAACCCGCTCCATGCTGAACACCAACTTTGAGAAGGAAGAACTCGAAG GTCACCGTACTCTGTACATTGGGGTACATGTTCCTCTGGGCCGGAGATCACATCGCCGCCACCGTCACCACGGTCATAGACACAGGAAGCGCTCCAAGGAAAGGGACTCGACAGCTGACGATGGACGAGAATCTCCCTCACACA CAAACACGCCGGCTCAGAGGGTGCAGTTCCTGTTGGGGACTGAGGATGGCGACGAGGAACACATTCCGCACGCCCTGTTCACCGAGCTGGACGAAATCTGCCTCAGAGAGGGGGAGGATGCAGAATGGAAGGAGACTGCCAG GTGGCTGAAGTTTGAGGAGGACGTTGAAGATGGTGGCGAGCGATGGAGTAAGCCCTACGTGGCCACGCTGTCTCTCCACAGTCTTTTTGAGCTCCGCAGCTGCATTATGAACGGTACCGTGATGCTGGACATGAGGGCAAATTCGCTGGAGGAGATTGCAG ATATGGTCCTGGATCAGCACGAAGTTTCCGGCCCGCTGGGACAGGATGCCAGGAGGAGGATCCGTGAGGCCCTGCTCAAGCAGCATCACCACCAGAACCACAAGAAGCTCGCCAACCGCATCCCGATTGTCCGCTCCTTTGCGGACATCGGCAAGAAGCAATCAGAGCCTCATTCTATGGATAAGAACG GCCAAACCGTTTCATCGCAGTCGCAGTCAGCCAGCACCGAGGGCAAACAAGACGTCAGCAGAGAAAACAGTGCCGTCGACTTCAGCAAG ATTGACCTTCACTTCATGAAGAAGATCCCGCCTGGTGCCGAGGCCTCCAACGTCCTGGTCGGGGAGTTGGAGTTTCTCGACCGTCCTGTGGTGGCCTTCGTCCGCCTGGCACCCGCCGTGCTGCTCAGCGGTCTGGCTGAGGTTCCCATCACCACCAG GTTCCTTTTCATCCTGCTTGGGCCTCTGGGAAAAGGTCCACAGTACCATGAAATTGGACGATCTATTGCAACCCTGATGACGGACGAG GTTTTCCATGATGTGGCGTATAAAGCCAAAGACAGAAATGATCTTGTCGCAGGTATTGATGAGTTCTTGGACCAAGTGACAGTGTTACCCCCTGGCGAGTGGGATCCCTCCATCAGAATAGAACCACCCAAAAATGTGCCCTCTCAG GAAAAGCGGAAGATTCCTCCTCTTCCAAACGGAGTTACAGATCTTGTGGAGTCAGGGGAACATGGAGGCCACGGTGGCCCTGAGCTTCAACGCACTGGAAA GCTGTTCGGCGGGTTTATCTTGGACATCAAGCGGAAGGCCCATCACTACCTTTCTGACTACACTGACGCCGTCAGCCTGCAGTGTCTGGCCTCCTTCCTTTTCCTTTACTGTGCTTGCATGTCACCTGTCATCACCTTTGGAGGTCTTCTGGGTGAGGCTACTGAAGGGCGTGTG AGTGCCATCGAGTCCTTGTTTGGGGCTTCCATGACTGGAATTGCATACTCGCTTTTTGCTGGGCAGCCACTTACGATCCTCGGCAGCACCGGTCCGGTTCTTGTGTTTGAGAAGATCCTCTTCAAGTTCTGCAA GGACTATGGCCTCTCCTACCTCTCCCTGAGGGCCTGTATAGGCCTTTGGACATCCTTTTTCTGTCTCCTGCTTGTGGCCACAGATGCCAGCTCGCTTGTTTGTTACATCACCCGGTTCACAGAGGAAGCCTTTGCATCCCTGATCTGCATCATCTTCATCTACGAAGCCCTGGAGAAACTCGTCCACCTTGGCGTGCACTACCccatcaataaaaacaacaatcttCAGAAACTAACGCAATATTC GTGCACTTGTGTGGAGCCCAGGGATCCCAGCAATGACACTCGGCTGTTCTGGGAGGAGAGGAACATCACAGCCTCCCAGGTCAACTGGACTATGTTGGAAGTTACG TAG
- the LOC133482805 gene encoding sodium-driven chloride bicarbonate exchanger-like isoform X6 has translation MDITDQGAQMEPLLPAEQCPQENKNVRTDEEAVVDRGGTRSMLNTNFEKEELEGHRTLYIGVHVPLGRRSHRRHRHHGHRHRKRSKERDSTADDGRESPSHTNTPAQRVQFLLGTEDGDEEHIPHALFTELDEICLREGEDAEWKETARWLKFEEDVEDGGERWSKPYVATLSLHSLFELRSCIMNGTVMLDMRANSLEEIADMVLDQHEVSGPLGQDARRRIREALLKQHHHQNHKKLANRIPIVRSFADIGKKQSEPHSMDKNGQTVSSQSQSASTEGKQDVSRENSAVDFSKIDLHFMKKIPPGAEASNVLVGELEFLDRPVVAFVRLAPAVLLSGLAEVPITTRFLFILLGPLGKGPQYHEIGRSIATLMTDEVFHDVAYKAKDRNDLVAGIDEFLDQVTVLPPGEWDPSIRIEPPKNVPSQEKRKIPPLPNGVTDLVESGEHGGHGGPELQRTGKLFGGFILDIKRKAHHYLSDYTDAVSLQCLASFLFLYCACMSPVITFGGLLGEATEGRVSAIESLFGASMTGIAYSLFAGQPLTILGSTGPVLVFEKILFKFCKDYGLSYLSLRACIGLWTSFFCLLLVATDASSLVCYITRFTEEAFASLICIIFIYEALEKLVHLGVHYPINKNNNLQKLTQYSCTCVEPRDPSNDTRLFWEERNITASQVNWTMLEVTECEDLHGEFEGSACGPHGPYIPDVLFWCVVLFFSTVFMSAFLKEFKTRRYFPTKVRAIISDFAVFITILTMVLVDYALGIPSPKLQVPNKFKTESCLCAN, from the exons atgGACATTACCGACCAGGGTGCTCAGATGGAGCCTCTGTTGCCAGCG GAACAATGCcctcaagaaaataaaaatgtg agGACTGATGAGGAAGCAGTGGTGGACCGCGGCGGAACCCGCTCCATGCTGAACACCAACTTTGAGAAGGAAGAACTCGAAG GTCACCGTACTCTGTACATTGGGGTACATGTTCCTCTGGGCCGGAGATCACATCGCCGCCACCGTCACCACGGTCATAGACACAGGAAGCGCTCCAAGGAAAGGGACTCGACAGCTGACGATGGACGAGAATCTCCCTCACACA CAAACACGCCGGCTCAGAGGGTGCAGTTCCTGTTGGGGACTGAGGATGGCGACGAGGAACACATTCCGCACGCCCTGTTCACCGAGCTGGACGAAATCTGCCTCAGAGAGGGGGAGGATGCAGAATGGAAGGAGACTGCCAG GTGGCTGAAGTTTGAGGAGGACGTTGAAGATGGTGGCGAGCGATGGAGTAAGCCCTACGTGGCCACGCTGTCTCTCCACAGTCTTTTTGAGCTCCGCAGCTGCATTATGAACGGTACCGTGATGCTGGACATGAGGGCAAATTCGCTGGAGGAGATTGCAG ATATGGTCCTGGATCAGCACGAAGTTTCCGGCCCGCTGGGACAGGATGCCAGGAGGAGGATCCGTGAGGCCCTGCTCAAGCAGCATCACCACCAGAACCACAAGAAGCTCGCCAACCGCATCCCGATTGTCCGCTCCTTTGCGGACATCGGCAAGAAGCAATCAGAGCCTCATTCTATGGATAAGAACG GCCAAACCGTTTCATCGCAGTCGCAGTCAGCCAGCACCGAGGGCAAACAAGACGTCAGCAGAGAAAACAGTGCCGTCGACTTCAGCAAG ATTGACCTTCACTTCATGAAGAAGATCCCGCCTGGTGCCGAGGCCTCCAACGTCCTGGTCGGGGAGTTGGAGTTTCTCGACCGTCCTGTGGTGGCCTTCGTCCGCCTGGCACCCGCCGTGCTGCTCAGCGGTCTGGCTGAGGTTCCCATCACCACCAG GTTCCTTTTCATCCTGCTTGGGCCTCTGGGAAAAGGTCCACAGTACCATGAAATTGGACGATCTATTGCAACCCTGATGACGGACGAG GTTTTCCATGATGTGGCGTATAAAGCCAAAGACAGAAATGATCTTGTCGCAGGTATTGATGAGTTCTTGGACCAAGTGACAGTGTTACCCCCTGGCGAGTGGGATCCCTCCATCAGAATAGAACCACCCAAAAATGTGCCCTCTCAG GAAAAGCGGAAGATTCCTCCTCTTCCAAACGGAGTTACAGATCTTGTGGAGTCAGGGGAACATGGAGGCCACGGTGGCCCTGAGCTTCAACGCACTGGAAA GCTGTTCGGCGGGTTTATCTTGGACATCAAGCGGAAGGCCCATCACTACCTTTCTGACTACACTGACGCCGTCAGCCTGCAGTGTCTGGCCTCCTTCCTTTTCCTTTACTGTGCTTGCATGTCACCTGTCATCACCTTTGGAGGTCTTCTGGGTGAGGCTACTGAAGGGCGTGTG AGTGCCATCGAGTCCTTGTTTGGGGCTTCCATGACTGGAATTGCATACTCGCTTTTTGCTGGGCAGCCACTTACGATCCTCGGCAGCACCGGTCCGGTTCTTGTGTTTGAGAAGATCCTCTTCAAGTTCTGCAA GGACTATGGCCTCTCCTACCTCTCCCTGAGGGCCTGTATAGGCCTTTGGACATCCTTTTTCTGTCTCCTGCTTGTGGCCACAGATGCCAGCTCGCTTGTTTGTTACATCACCCGGTTCACAGAGGAAGCCTTTGCATCCCTGATCTGCATCATCTTCATCTACGAAGCCCTGGAGAAACTCGTCCACCTTGGCGTGCACTACCccatcaataaaaacaacaatcttCAGAAACTAACGCAATATTC GTGCACTTGTGTGGAGCCCAGGGATCCCAGCAATGACACTCGGCTGTTCTGGGAGGAGAGGAACATCACAGCCTCCCAGGTCAACTGGACTATGTTGGAAGTTACG GAGTGCGAAGATCTGCACGGGGAGTTCGAAGGCAGCGCCTGCGGTCCCCACGGCCCTTACATTCCTGACGTCCTGTTCTGGTGCGTGGTCCTCTTCTTCTCTACCGTCTTCATGTCCGCCTTCCTCAAGGAGTTCAAGACAAGGCGCTACTTTCCTACCAAG GTGCGAGCCATCATCAGTGACTTTGCAGTCTTCATCACCATTCTCACCATGGTTCTGGTTGACTACGCTCTAGGCATTCCCTCACCAAAGTTACAAGTTCCCAACAAGTTTAAA ACAGAATCTTGTCTATGTGCAAATTGA
- the LOC133482805 gene encoding sodium-driven chloride bicarbonate exchanger-like isoform X3, whose product MLSVDYNRGFSYQRTDEEAVVDRGGTRSMLNTNFEKEELEGHRTLYIGVHVPLGRRSHRRHRHHGHRHRKRSKERDSTADDGRESPSHTNTPAQRVQFLLGTEDGDEEHIPHALFTELDEICLREGEDAEWKETARWLKFEEDVEDGGERWSKPYVATLSLHSLFELRSCIMNGTVMLDMRANSLEEIADMVLDQHEVSGPLGQDARRRIREALLKQHHHQNHKKLANRIPIVRSFADIGKKQSEPHSMDKNGQTVSSQSQSASTEGKQDVSRENSAVDFSKIDLHFMKKIPPGAEASNVLVGELEFLDRPVVAFVRLAPAVLLSGLAEVPITTRFLFILLGPLGKGPQYHEIGRSIATLMTDEVFHDVAYKAKDRNDLVAGIDEFLDQVTVLPPGEWDPSIRIEPPKNVPSQEKRKIPPLPNGVTDLVESGEHGGHGGPELQRTGKLFGGFILDIKRKAHHYLSDYTDAVSLQCLASFLFLYCACMSPVITFGGLLGEATEGRVSAIESLFGASMTGIAYSLFAGQPLTILGSTGPVLVFEKILFKFCKDYGLSYLSLRACIGLWTSFFCLLLVATDASSLVCYITRFTEEAFASLICIIFIYEALEKLVHLGVHYPINKNNNLQKLTQYSCTCVEPRDPSNDTRLFWEERNITASQVNWTMLEVTECEDLHGEFEGSACGPHGPYIPDVLFWCVVLFFSTVFMSAFLKEFKTRRYFPTKVRAIISDFAVFITILTMVLVDYALGIPSPKLQVPNKFKPTRDDRGWVVNPVGPNPWWTTIITFIPALLCTILIFMDQQITAVIINRKEHKLKKGCGYHLDLFVVGVMLGVCSVMGLPWFVAATVLSISHVNSLKLESECSAPGEQPKFLGIREQRFTGLMIFTLMGCSVFMTSVLKFIPMPVLYGVFLYMGASSLRGIQFFDRLKLFGMPAKHQPDFIYLRHVPLRKVHLFTIIQLSCLVLLWVIKTSKAAIVFPMMVLALVFIRKLLDLIFTKRELSWLDDLIPEWKKKKLEDAAQEEEHSIIAEEEGIVQVPLEGHYKSDPATVNITDEMSKGSFGNVWKSVNPVEKDPPAKSFPKSVEKRHKRRKRDKSLDRETSL is encoded by the exons ATGCTCTCGGTGGACTACAACAGGGGATTTAGTTACCAG agGACTGATGAGGAAGCAGTGGTGGACCGCGGCGGAACCCGCTCCATGCTGAACACCAACTTTGAGAAGGAAGAACTCGAAG GTCACCGTACTCTGTACATTGGGGTACATGTTCCTCTGGGCCGGAGATCACATCGCCGCCACCGTCACCACGGTCATAGACACAGGAAGCGCTCCAAGGAAAGGGACTCGACAGCTGACGATGGACGAGAATCTCCCTCACACA CAAACACGCCGGCTCAGAGGGTGCAGTTCCTGTTGGGGACTGAGGATGGCGACGAGGAACACATTCCGCACGCCCTGTTCACCGAGCTGGACGAAATCTGCCTCAGAGAGGGGGAGGATGCAGAATGGAAGGAGACTGCCAG GTGGCTGAAGTTTGAGGAGGACGTTGAAGATGGTGGCGAGCGATGGAGTAAGCCCTACGTGGCCACGCTGTCTCTCCACAGTCTTTTTGAGCTCCGCAGCTGCATTATGAACGGTACCGTGATGCTGGACATGAGGGCAAATTCGCTGGAGGAGATTGCAG ATATGGTCCTGGATCAGCACGAAGTTTCCGGCCCGCTGGGACAGGATGCCAGGAGGAGGATCCGTGAGGCCCTGCTCAAGCAGCATCACCACCAGAACCACAAGAAGCTCGCCAACCGCATCCCGATTGTCCGCTCCTTTGCGGACATCGGCAAGAAGCAATCAGAGCCTCATTCTATGGATAAGAACG GCCAAACCGTTTCATCGCAGTCGCAGTCAGCCAGCACCGAGGGCAAACAAGACGTCAGCAGAGAAAACAGTGCCGTCGACTTCAGCAAG ATTGACCTTCACTTCATGAAGAAGATCCCGCCTGGTGCCGAGGCCTCCAACGTCCTGGTCGGGGAGTTGGAGTTTCTCGACCGTCCTGTGGTGGCCTTCGTCCGCCTGGCACCCGCCGTGCTGCTCAGCGGTCTGGCTGAGGTTCCCATCACCACCAG GTTCCTTTTCATCCTGCTTGGGCCTCTGGGAAAAGGTCCACAGTACCATGAAATTGGACGATCTATTGCAACCCTGATGACGGACGAG GTTTTCCATGATGTGGCGTATAAAGCCAAAGACAGAAATGATCTTGTCGCAGGTATTGATGAGTTCTTGGACCAAGTGACAGTGTTACCCCCTGGCGAGTGGGATCCCTCCATCAGAATAGAACCACCCAAAAATGTGCCCTCTCAG GAAAAGCGGAAGATTCCTCCTCTTCCAAACGGAGTTACAGATCTTGTGGAGTCAGGGGAACATGGAGGCCACGGTGGCCCTGAGCTTCAACGCACTGGAAA GCTGTTCGGCGGGTTTATCTTGGACATCAAGCGGAAGGCCCATCACTACCTTTCTGACTACACTGACGCCGTCAGCCTGCAGTGTCTGGCCTCCTTCCTTTTCCTTTACTGTGCTTGCATGTCACCTGTCATCACCTTTGGAGGTCTTCTGGGTGAGGCTACTGAAGGGCGTGTG AGTGCCATCGAGTCCTTGTTTGGGGCTTCCATGACTGGAATTGCATACTCGCTTTTTGCTGGGCAGCCACTTACGATCCTCGGCAGCACCGGTCCGGTTCTTGTGTTTGAGAAGATCCTCTTCAAGTTCTGCAA GGACTATGGCCTCTCCTACCTCTCCCTGAGGGCCTGTATAGGCCTTTGGACATCCTTTTTCTGTCTCCTGCTTGTGGCCACAGATGCCAGCTCGCTTGTTTGTTACATCACCCGGTTCACAGAGGAAGCCTTTGCATCCCTGATCTGCATCATCTTCATCTACGAAGCCCTGGAGAAACTCGTCCACCTTGGCGTGCACTACCccatcaataaaaacaacaatcttCAGAAACTAACGCAATATTC GTGCACTTGTGTGGAGCCCAGGGATCCCAGCAATGACACTCGGCTGTTCTGGGAGGAGAGGAACATCACAGCCTCCCAGGTCAACTGGACTATGTTGGAAGTTACG GAGTGCGAAGATCTGCACGGGGAGTTCGAAGGCAGCGCCTGCGGTCCCCACGGCCCTTACATTCCTGACGTCCTGTTCTGGTGCGTGGTCCTCTTCTTCTCTACCGTCTTCATGTCCGCCTTCCTCAAGGAGTTCAAGACAAGGCGCTACTTTCCTACCAAG GTGCGAGCCATCATCAGTGACTTTGCAGTCTTCATCACCATTCTCACCATGGTTCTGGTTGACTACGCTCTAGGCATTCCCTCACCAAAGTTACAAGTTCCCAACAAGTTTAAA CCAACCAGAGATGATCGTGGCTGGGTTGTAAACCCCGTGGGTCCCAACCCATGGTGGACCACCATCATCACTTTCATCCCTGCTCTGCTGTGCACAATCCTCATCTTCATGGACCAACAGATCACGGCTGTTATTATCAACAGGAAGGAACACAAACTGAAG AAAGGCTGCGGCTATCATCTAGACTTGTTCGTGGTTGGCGTGATGCTGGGCGTGTGCTCTGTGATGGGCCTGCCGTGGTTCGTGGCCGCCACCGTGCTCTCCATCTCTCAcgtgaacagcttgaagctggaGTCCGAGTGCTCTGCACCCGGAGAGCAGCCCAAGTTCCTGGGCATCCGTGAGCAGCGCTTTACTGGTCTCATGATCTTCACCCTAATGGGCTGCTCTGTCTTTATGACCTCTGTCTTGAAG TTCATCCCGATGCCTGTGCTGTATGGAGTGTTTCTCTACATGGGGGCGTCCTCACTTAGAGGCATCCAG TTCTTTGACCGTCTCAAGCTGTTTGGGATGCCGGCCAAACACCAGCCTGACTTCATTTACCTTCGCCACGTTCCACTCAGGAAGGTGCACCTCTTCACCATCATCCAACTCAGCTGTTTGGTGCTGCTGTGGGTCATCAAGACCTCCAAGGCCGCCATAGTTTTCCCAATGATG GTCTTGGCTCTCGTCTTCATCCGCAAGCTTCTGGACTTAATCTTCACCAAGAGAGAACTTAGCTGGTTGGATGACTTGATACCGGAGTGGAAAAAGAAGAAGCTCGAAGATGCTGCACAAGAG GAGGAGCACAGCATTATTGCCGAGGAGGAAGGCATCGTGCAGGTTCCGCTTGAGGGACACTACAA GAGCGACCCAGCGACAGTGAACATCACCGATGAGATGTCCAAAGGCTCATTTGGGAATGTTTGGAAGAGCGTGAACCCCGTGGAAAAGGATCCACCTGCTAAAAG TTTTCCCAAGAGTGTTGAGAAGCGCCACAAGCGTCGAAAGCGCGACAAGAGCTTGGACCGGGAGACAAGTTTGTGA
- the LOC133482805 gene encoding sodium-driven chloride bicarbonate exchanger-like isoform X5, with product MQALSLSIHPDFDSLATTEMICVRLCRWLKFEEDVEDGGERWSKPYVATLSLHSLFELRSCIMNGTVMLDMRANSLEEIADMVLDQHEVSGPLGQDARRRIREALLKQHHHQNHKKLANRIPIVRSFADIGKKQSEPHSMDKNGQTVSSQSQSASTEGKQDVSRENSAVDFSKIDLHFMKKIPPGAEASNVLVGELEFLDRPVVAFVRLAPAVLLSGLAEVPITTRFLFILLGPLGKGPQYHEIGRSIATLMTDEVFHDVAYKAKDRNDLVAGIDEFLDQVTVLPPGEWDPSIRIEPPKNVPSQEKRKIPPLPNGVTDLVESGEHGGHGGPELQRTGKLFGGFILDIKRKAHHYLSDYTDAVSLQCLASFLFLYCACMSPVITFGGLLGEATEGRVSAIESLFGASMTGIAYSLFAGQPLTILGSTGPVLVFEKILFKFCKDYGLSYLSLRACIGLWTSFFCLLLVATDASSLVCYITRFTEEAFASLICIIFIYEALEKLVHLGVHYPINKNNNLQKLTQYSCTCVEPRDPSNDTRLFWEERNITASQVNWTMLEVTECEDLHGEFEGSACGPHGPYIPDVLFWCVVLFFSTVFMSAFLKEFKTRRYFPTKVRAIISDFAVFITILTMVLVDYALGIPSPKLQVPNKFKPTRDDRGWVVNPVGPNPWWTTIITFIPALLCTILIFMDQQITAVIINRKEHKLKKGCGYHLDLFVVGVMLGVCSVMGLPWFVAATVLSISHVNSLKLESECSAPGEQPKFLGIREQRFTGLMIFTLMGCSVFMTSVLKFIPMPVLYGVFLYMGASSLRGIQFFDRLKLFGMPAKHQPDFIYLRHVPLRKVHLFTIIQLSCLVLLWVIKTSKAAIVFPMMVLALVFIRKLLDLIFTKRELSWLDDLIPEWKKKKLEDAAQEEEHSIIAEEEGIVQVPLEGHYKSDPATVNITDEMSKGSFGNVWKSVNPVEKDPPAKSFPKSVEKRHKRRKRDKSLDRETSL from the exons atgcaagCGTTATCACTTTCTATTCATCCAGATTTTGATAGTTTGGCAACAACTGAAATGATATGCGTGCGTTTGTGTAGGTGGCTGAAGTTTGAGGAGGACGTTGAAGATGGTGGCGAGCGATGGAGTAAGCCCTACGTGGCCACGCTGTCTCTCCACAGTCTTTTTGAGCTCCGCAGCTGCATTATGAACGGTACCGTGATGCTGGACATGAGGGCAAATTCGCTGGAGGAGATTGCAG ATATGGTCCTGGATCAGCACGAAGTTTCCGGCCCGCTGGGACAGGATGCCAGGAGGAGGATCCGTGAGGCCCTGCTCAAGCAGCATCACCACCAGAACCACAAGAAGCTCGCCAACCGCATCCCGATTGTCCGCTCCTTTGCGGACATCGGCAAGAAGCAATCAGAGCCTCATTCTATGGATAAGAACG GCCAAACCGTTTCATCGCAGTCGCAGTCAGCCAGCACCGAGGGCAAACAAGACGTCAGCAGAGAAAACAGTGCCGTCGACTTCAGCAAG ATTGACCTTCACTTCATGAAGAAGATCCCGCCTGGTGCCGAGGCCTCCAACGTCCTGGTCGGGGAGTTGGAGTTTCTCGACCGTCCTGTGGTGGCCTTCGTCCGCCTGGCACCCGCCGTGCTGCTCAGCGGTCTGGCTGAGGTTCCCATCACCACCAG GTTCCTTTTCATCCTGCTTGGGCCTCTGGGAAAAGGTCCACAGTACCATGAAATTGGACGATCTATTGCAACCCTGATGACGGACGAG GTTTTCCATGATGTGGCGTATAAAGCCAAAGACAGAAATGATCTTGTCGCAGGTATTGATGAGTTCTTGGACCAAGTGACAGTGTTACCCCCTGGCGAGTGGGATCCCTCCATCAGAATAGAACCACCCAAAAATGTGCCCTCTCAG GAAAAGCGGAAGATTCCTCCTCTTCCAAACGGAGTTACAGATCTTGTGGAGTCAGGGGAACATGGAGGCCACGGTGGCCCTGAGCTTCAACGCACTGGAAA GCTGTTCGGCGGGTTTATCTTGGACATCAAGCGGAAGGCCCATCACTACCTTTCTGACTACACTGACGCCGTCAGCCTGCAGTGTCTGGCCTCCTTCCTTTTCCTTTACTGTGCTTGCATGTCACCTGTCATCACCTTTGGAGGTCTTCTGGGTGAGGCTACTGAAGGGCGTGTG AGTGCCATCGAGTCCTTGTTTGGGGCTTCCATGACTGGAATTGCATACTCGCTTTTTGCTGGGCAGCCACTTACGATCCTCGGCAGCACCGGTCCGGTTCTTGTGTTTGAGAAGATCCTCTTCAAGTTCTGCAA GGACTATGGCCTCTCCTACCTCTCCCTGAGGGCCTGTATAGGCCTTTGGACATCCTTTTTCTGTCTCCTGCTTGTGGCCACAGATGCCAGCTCGCTTGTTTGTTACATCACCCGGTTCACAGAGGAAGCCTTTGCATCCCTGATCTGCATCATCTTCATCTACGAAGCCCTGGAGAAACTCGTCCACCTTGGCGTGCACTACCccatcaataaaaacaacaatcttCAGAAACTAACGCAATATTC GTGCACTTGTGTGGAGCCCAGGGATCCCAGCAATGACACTCGGCTGTTCTGGGAGGAGAGGAACATCACAGCCTCCCAGGTCAACTGGACTATGTTGGAAGTTACG GAGTGCGAAGATCTGCACGGGGAGTTCGAAGGCAGCGCCTGCGGTCCCCACGGCCCTTACATTCCTGACGTCCTGTTCTGGTGCGTGGTCCTCTTCTTCTCTACCGTCTTCATGTCCGCCTTCCTCAAGGAGTTCAAGACAAGGCGCTACTTTCCTACCAAG GTGCGAGCCATCATCAGTGACTTTGCAGTCTTCATCACCATTCTCACCATGGTTCTGGTTGACTACGCTCTAGGCATTCCCTCACCAAAGTTACAAGTTCCCAACAAGTTTAAA CCAACCAGAGATGATCGTGGCTGGGTTGTAAACCCCGTGGGTCCCAACCCATGGTGGACCACCATCATCACTTTCATCCCTGCTCTGCTGTGCACAATCCTCATCTTCATGGACCAACAGATCACGGCTGTTATTATCAACAGGAAGGAACACAAACTGAAG AAAGGCTGCGGCTATCATCTAGACTTGTTCGTGGTTGGCGTGATGCTGGGCGTGTGCTCTGTGATGGGCCTGCCGTGGTTCGTGGCCGCCACCGTGCTCTCCATCTCTCAcgtgaacagcttgaagctggaGTCCGAGTGCTCTGCACCCGGAGAGCAGCCCAAGTTCCTGGGCATCCGTGAGCAGCGCTTTACTGGTCTCATGATCTTCACCCTAATGGGCTGCTCTGTCTTTATGACCTCTGTCTTGAAG TTCATCCCGATGCCTGTGCTGTATGGAGTGTTTCTCTACATGGGGGCGTCCTCACTTAGAGGCATCCAG TTCTTTGACCGTCTCAAGCTGTTTGGGATGCCGGCCAAACACCAGCCTGACTTCATTTACCTTCGCCACGTTCCACTCAGGAAGGTGCACCTCTTCACCATCATCCAACTCAGCTGTTTGGTGCTGCTGTGGGTCATCAAGACCTCCAAGGCCGCCATAGTTTTCCCAATGATG GTCTTGGCTCTCGTCTTCATCCGCAAGCTTCTGGACTTAATCTTCACCAAGAGAGAACTTAGCTGGTTGGATGACTTGATACCGGAGTGGAAAAAGAAGAAGCTCGAAGATGCTGCACAAGAG GAGGAGCACAGCATTATTGCCGAGGAGGAAGGCATCGTGCAGGTTCCGCTTGAGGGACACTACAA GAGCGACCCAGCGACAGTGAACATCACCGATGAGATGTCCAAAGGCTCATTTGGGAATGTTTGGAAGAGCGTGAACCCCGTGGAAAAGGATCCACCTGCTAAAAG TTTTCCCAAGAGTGTTGAGAAGCGCCACAAGCGTCGAAAGCGCGACAAGAGCTTGGACCGGGAGACAAGTTTGTGA